A window of the Mesotoga prima MesG1.Ag.4.2 genome harbors these coding sequences:
- a CDS encoding MBL fold metallo-hydrolase, with the protein MEFQIFSKALYSTWILYRPERVLFDVGEGISTVLGNSVYAIKDIFLTHGHVDHISGLWGLINTRNTAMGDRNKQLRINFPSGNRAIEAYLDFIIGMNPRLRYNMILNPLNVGDEVYLRTAGSFRRHVTPFKVKHTIGEISYGYHVYEERRKLKDIYGGLPSKEIASVVKEKGREAITDTYLQKIVTISGDTFALPPEVISNSETLLHECTFLVGKDRRNQNHSSIDEVICTVRQSSGIKRLILYHISGRYTSKIKKWHNIIKKELEGTGTEVFLVHPEHVFEL; encoded by the coding sequence TTGGAGTTTCAGATATTCTCGAAGGCGCTCTATTCTACATGGATTCTATATAGACCCGAAAGGGTCCTCTTCGATGTGGGAGAGGGTATATCGACTGTTCTTGGAAACAGCGTATATGCTATAAAAGACATCTTTCTTACTCACGGGCACGTCGATCATATTTCGGGCCTTTGGGGTCTTATCAATACAAGAAACACAGCTATGGGTGACCGCAATAAGCAGTTGAGGATTAATTTCCCTTCGGGCAATCGAGCCATAGAAGCTTATTTGGATTTCATTATTGGAATGAATCCCAGGCTTAGATACAACATGATACTGAACCCGCTGAACGTTGGGGATGAAGTATATCTAAGAACGGCGGGCAGTTTCAGAAGGCACGTCACCCCCTTCAAAGTGAAGCACACGATTGGCGAAATCAGTTATGGTTATCACGTCTATGAAGAAAGAAGGAAGTTAAAAGATATCTACGGCGGTCTTCCGTCAAAAGAAATCGCCAGTGTCGTAAAAGAGAAAGGCAGAGAAGCTATTACTGATACCTATCTTCAAAAAATCGTGACTATTAGTGGCGACACATTCGCTCTCCCGCCGGAAGTCATTAGTAACTCAGAGACTCTCCTTCATGAGTGCACATTTCTCGTCGGAAAAGACAGAAGAAATCAGAACCATTCCAGTATAGACGAAGTCATCTGTACAGTGAGGCAGAGCAGCGGGATAAAGAGACTGATATTGTATCATATATCGGGGCGATACACCTCGAAGATAAAAAAATGGCATAATATTATCAAGAAGGAGTTGGAAGGTACCGGAACTGAGGTTTTTCTTGTTCACCCGGAACATGTTTTCGAATTGTAA
- a CDS encoding NfeD family protein produces MGYIGWMIFGVVLLVAEILTPTFFFLWFSIGSFLAGLTAMFSFSLGWQVLVFALSSTLLVLLTRPIARKLSKGDSPKKMYIDGLVGSRGRVTVEINPQLEKGLVRIEGEDWRAASLNGETIPVDSLVRVTRLEGTLIYVERIADESK; encoded by the coding sequence ATGGGTTACATAGGCTGGATGATTTTTGGTGTTGTCTTACTCGTGGCAGAGATACTTACTCCTACGTTCTTCTTTCTGTGGTTTTCGATCGGTTCCTTTCTCGCAGGTCTTACGGCAATGTTTTCTTTTAGCCTTGGCTGGCAGGTACTTGTATTTGCATTAAGCAGCACTTTGCTTGTTCTTCTCACAAGACCAATTGCCAGGAAACTTTCCAAAGGCGATTCGCCAAAAAAGATGTACATAGACGGTCTCGTAGGTTCAAGAGGACGCGTAACTGTGGAGATAAATCCTCAGCTGGAAAAGGGATTGGTCAGGATAGAAGGAGAGGACTGGAGAGCGGCCTCGTTAAATGGCGAAACAATACCGGTTGACTCTTTGGTCAGGGTGACGAGACTTGAAGGCACTCTGATCTACGTCGAGAGAATAGCCGACGAAAGTAAATAA
- a CDS encoding SPFH domain-containing protein, with protein MVFWLILAAVIFIIAASGIKIIRPFEKGLVERLGKYRRDANPGLQFIIPFIERMVKVDLRETVIDVPPQEVITKDNVVVTVDAIIYYQITDAFRVVYNVSNFEIAAIKLAQTNLRNVIGEMELDQTLTSRERINVTLREVLDEATDKWGVKVTRVEIKKIDPPQDIMDAMSKQMKAERTKRAVILEAEGYKQSEITKAEGDKMSAILQAEGQSESIKRVAEANKFKLIAEAEGQANATINVFKAIHEGDPTKDVIAIRYLDALKQIADGKANKVFLPFESSAMLSSLGSMAEIFKDGKDSSSVNEKESKK; from the coding sequence ATGGTTTTTTGGTTGATACTTGCAGCAGTAATCTTCATCATTGCAGCTTCAGGAATAAAGATCATTCGTCCTTTCGAAAAGGGACTTGTCGAGAGACTTGGAAAGTACAGAAGAGATGCTAATCCGGGTCTTCAGTTCATTATTCCCTTTATCGAAAGAATGGTAAAGGTAGATCTGAGAGAGACCGTAATAGATGTTCCTCCTCAGGAGGTTATAACCAAGGACAATGTCGTGGTAACTGTCGACGCGATTATCTACTATCAGATAACCGACGCATTTAGAGTTGTGTATAACGTCTCGAACTTCGAGATTGCCGCAATCAAACTGGCTCAGACAAACCTCAGGAACGTAATCGGAGAAATGGAACTTGACCAGACGCTTACTTCCAGAGAAAGGATCAACGTTACTCTGAGAGAGGTCCTGGACGAAGCTACGGACAAATGGGGCGTCAAGGTTACCAGGGTCGAGATCAAGAAGATCGATCCGCCTCAAGATATTATGGATGCCATGTCCAAGCAGATGAAAGCCGAAAGAACCAAGAGAGCAGTCATTCTTGAAGCAGAGGGTTACAAACAGTCAGAGATAACCAAGGCCGAAGGTGACAAGATGTCGGCGATTCTTCAGGCCGAAGGCCAGAGTGAATCGATAAAGAGAGTGGCGGAAGCCAACAAGTTCAAACTGATAGCTGAGGCCGAGGGTCAAGCAAATGCAACGATCAATGTCTTCAAGGCAATTCATGAGGGAGATCCCACAAAGGACGTAATTGCCATCAGGTATCTTGACGCCTTGAAGCAGATTGCCGACGGCAAAGCAAACAAGGTCTTCTTACCATTCGAGAGCAGTGCAATGCTTAGCTCATTAGGTTCCATGGCGGAAATCTTCAAGGATGGGAAAGATAGTTCAAGTGTTAATGAGAAGGAAAGCAAGAAGTGA
- the pdo gene encoding protein disulfide oxidoreductase: MAKLLPDNITKQVKEIFSNMEGSVKALLFKSEKNCDYCSTAEQMLQELSELEAKISYEVHELDSEMADKYSVELAPSIILLTPDGDDKGVRFLGIPAGHEFGSLLQNIVSFSKGAIPELSEESIKKIETISSPVDIKVFVTTTCPYCPKAVLTAHNIAMVNENVTAYMVEANEFQELSKKYGVSSVPQIVINDKVTFVGAYPEGQFVDQVMKAV, encoded by the coding sequence ATGGCGAAGCTATTGCCAGATAATATAACCAAGCAAGTGAAGGAGATTTTCAGCAACATGGAAGGTTCTGTGAAAGCCCTGCTCTTCAAGAGTGAGAAAAACTGCGATTACTGCTCGACTGCCGAGCAGATGCTACAGGAGCTCTCGGAACTCGAAGCAAAGATCAGCTATGAGGTTCATGAGTTGGATTCTGAAATGGCAGACAAATACAGTGTTGAATTGGCTCCCAGCATAATTCTTCTCACTCCCGACGGAGACGACAAGGGCGTAAGGTTCTTGGGCATACCTGCGGGTCACGAATTTGGCTCGCTTTTGCAGAATATCGTCTCGTTTTCCAAGGGAGCCATTCCCGAGTTGTCTGAAGAGTCCATAAAAAAGATTGAAACGATTAGCTCTCCAGTAGATATAAAGGTCTTTGTAACCACCACATGCCCTTACTGCCCGAAAGCAGTTCTTACGGCGCATAATATCGCGATGGTCAATGAGAATGTGACGGCCTACATGGTCGAGGCAAACGAGTTCCAGGAACTATCAAAGAAGTACGGTGTCTCATCCGTTCCGCAGATCGTTATCAACGATAAGGTGACGTTTGTCGGAGCTTATCCCGAAGGGCAGTTTGTTGATCAAGTAATGAAGGCCGTTTAA
- the trxB gene encoding thioredoxin-disulfide reductase, which yields MSFFELGSAKKADLKEYYDVTIIGGGPGGITAGIYAVQAGLKPIIVEKALDGGQMNNTQTVENWTGFTTISGMELSEKMADHARAFDVPFVYAEVVDIETNGLEKAVVLDNGKRIKSRVIIVATGSNPRKLGVKGEEEFKGRGISYCATCDGHFFSDKHIAVIGGGNSALDESLYLSKMVSKITVIQNLPKLTADRLLQTKLNDTGKVEYIYSSVVDSVEGDSQVRKVNIKDVNSGEITSLGVDGIFVFIGLIPNTQFLKGKLEMNEFGYIKADDFMETRTKGVYAIGDVREKEVRQIVTAAADGAIAIYHAARNYFND from the coding sequence ATGTCGTTCTTCGAACTCGGAAGCGCGAAGAAAGCCGATTTGAAAGAGTATTACGATGTCACGATTATTGGAGGCGGTCCGGGGGGAATTACTGCAGGAATATACGCCGTCCAGGCCGGTCTGAAACCAATAATTGTAGAGAAAGCGCTCGACGGCGGTCAAATGAACAACACACAGACTGTAGAGAACTGGACCGGGTTCACAACCATCAGCGGAATGGAACTGAGCGAAAAGATGGCCGACCATGCGAGAGCCTTCGATGTTCCCTTCGTATATGCGGAGGTTGTAGATATCGAAACCAATGGACTCGAGAAGGCAGTGGTCCTTGACAACGGAAAGAGAATAAAGTCCAGGGTAATAATAGTGGCTACAGGATCAAATCCCAGAAAGCTCGGCGTGAAAGGCGAAGAGGAGTTCAAGGGCAGAGGGATCAGCTACTGTGCGACTTGTGACGGTCACTTTTTCTCCGACAAGCACATTGCGGTCATTGGCGGCGGAAACAGCGCTCTTGACGAATCACTCTACTTGAGCAAAATGGTGAGCAAAATAACCGTGATTCAAAATCTCCCGAAGCTAACGGCCGACAGACTTCTGCAGACGAAACTGAACGATACTGGGAAGGTCGAGTACATATACAGTTCTGTTGTGGATTCGGTTGAAGGTGATTCACAAGTCAGAAAGGTAAACATCAAGGATGTCAACAGCGGTGAGATAACTTCATTGGGGGTCGATGGAATCTTCGTGTTCATAGGTTTGATTCCCAACACCCAGTTCCTCAAGGGAAAGCTCGAAATGAATGAGTTTGGATACATAAAGGCCGATGATTTTATGGAGACAAGAACGAAAGGCGTCTATGCAATAGGAGATGTCAGAGAGAAGGAAGTTCGGCAGATCGTTACCGCGGCCGCCGATGGAGCAATAGCGATTTATCACGCGGCAAGAAACTATTTCAATGACTGA
- a CDS encoding S66 peptidase family protein yields the protein MRRVWLILMLCVGMFLTSSVLISKEIRTIFVTAPASFPERSKLEAGVSALRNVGYRVIVGRSCEVSLSSREKANELNDAFANPEYDAIIAARGGYGSYNLLDWLDWEVIASNPKPLVGYSDITALLLSIYFKTGQTTFHGPMVAVELGSDTRSVQNIAAIFNGERTIRFNYQSIPVIEGKMIGRLIPANLSLFQALQGTEYLGSLKDAILVLEDVSETKESLERMIWNIAHLDDFSSLRGVVFAGFTEIKNGDLDDIKRMIHDYFLDKEIPVWIGLPSYHGDFPKVVLPVGRWVEIDMEKGTIEIVSVPEAKIK from the coding sequence ATGAGAAGGGTATGGTTGATACTTATGTTGTGTGTTGGCATGTTTTTGACTTCGTCCGTATTGATTTCTAAAGAGATAAGAACGATTTTCGTTACAGCACCGGCAAGCTTTCCCGAAAGATCGAAGCTCGAGGCCGGCGTAAGCGCCTTGAGAAATGTGGGATACAGAGTCATAGTAGGCAGAAGCTGCGAAGTCTCTCTTTCTTCTAGAGAAAAGGCAAATGAGCTGAACGACGCTTTTGCGAATCCGGAGTACGATGCAATTATTGCGGCGAGAGGAGGATATGGTTCGTACAACCTCCTCGATTGGCTCGATTGGGAGGTAATTGCTTCTAATCCAAAGCCTCTGGTAGGTTACAGCGATATCACGGCCTTGCTCCTCTCCATCTATTTCAAGACCGGTCAAACGACATTTCACGGTCCAATGGTTGCCGTTGAGCTTGGATCGGATACCAGGTCCGTCCAGAACATCGCCGCTATCTTCAATGGTGAAAGAACGATTCGCTTCAACTATCAGTCGATCCCGGTAATCGAAGGAAAGATGATCGGCAGATTAATTCCAGCCAATCTTTCATTGTTCCAGGCGCTTCAGGGAACAGAGTATCTCGGTTCTCTTAAGGACGCGATCCTCGTGCTTGAAGATGTGAGCGAGACAAAAGAGTCTCTTGAAAGGATGATCTGGAATATTGCACATCTCGATGACTTCTCATCTCTTAGGGGGGTCGTTTTTGCGGGATTCACGGAGATAAAGAACGGCGACCTGGATGATATCAAGAGAATGATTCACGACTATTTTCTCGATAAGGAAATACCCGTCTGGATTGGCTTACCAAGTTATCATGGTGACTTTCCTAAAGTCGTTCTTCCGGTGGGCCGCTGGGTAGAGATTGACATGGAAAAGGGAACAATAGAGATAGTATCGGTTCCCGAAGCGAAGATAAAATAG
- a CDS encoding amino acid ABC transporter ATP-binding protein, with amino-acid sequence MKDEKVILKLSNLTKSFDGQVVLKDVSFEVKEGDVIAVLGASGAGKTTLLRCINNLITPDRGEVFFKGSQVQRTKHSIRAFRSRVGFVFQRFNLISHLKIIDNVALPLVKVKNMTWADARKAAEVQLSQVGLADKLNNHPSQLSGGQQQRVGIARALVMNPDIVLLDEPTSALDPSLVGEVMRVIRRLSSEGRTMIIVTHEVEFAKHIANRVIFFKNGEISADCSPAQFFDSMSEEIAEFLTDLSAIV; translated from the coding sequence ATGAAGGATGAAAAAGTAATACTCAAACTCTCGAACCTGACCAAGTCATTTGACGGCCAGGTGGTTCTTAAGGATGTCTCCTTTGAAGTCAAGGAGGGTGACGTGATTGCCGTTCTCGGCGCTTCCGGGGCAGGAAAGACAACTCTCCTCCGCTGTATCAACAATTTGATCACTCCCGACAGGGGCGAGGTGTTTTTCAAAGGTAGTCAGGTGCAGCGAACGAAGCATTCAATAAGGGCCTTCAGGTCAAGAGTTGGATTCGTATTTCAGAGATTCAACTTGATAAGTCACCTCAAAATCATCGACAATGTTGCGCTTCCTCTCGTCAAAGTTAAAAACATGACTTGGGCCGATGCCAGAAAGGCGGCCGAAGTTCAGCTAAGTCAAGTCGGCCTCGCCGACAAGTTGAACAATCACCCGTCTCAGCTTTCAGGAGGCCAGCAGCAGAGAGTGGGCATAGCCAGAGCACTAGTCATGAATCCCGATATCGTGCTCCTGGACGAACCTACTTCCGCTCTCGATCCGTCGCTCGTCGGTGAGGTCATGAGGGTAATCAGGCGGCTTTCTTCGGAAGGTAGAACCATGATTATCGTCACGCACGAAGTTGAATTTGCAAAGCACATTGCCAATCGTGTGATCTTCTTCAAGAACGGTGAAATCTCAGCGGATTGCAGTCCAGCCCAGTTCTTCGACTCAATGTCGGAGGAAATAGCCGAGTTTTTGACGGACCTCTCGGCAATTGTGTAG
- a CDS encoding amino acid ABC transporter permease, translated as MSRAMSKITLGIIVAGLLWFSYSSVSAVYPFNWSTLTKYYKLFLDGIMTTLQLSVIALALAVIVGIAVALARDSKVNLFRDAGTLYVWFFRNMPLLVVILLVYYGFGSAVNVDRFWAGVISLSLFEGAYVGEIFRAGIDAVPSGEKEAGEAMGLYRSQIMFSIVFPQAFRISIPPLIGQLVTLIKDSSLVSVIALGDLTMKARQVGTQTLAVFEAYIVLAACYLVMTSLVSLVGRILERRLAIP; from the coding sequence ATGTCAAGAGCGATGTCGAAGATTACTCTGGGGATTATTGTCGCCGGTCTACTCTGGTTCTCCTACTCATCTGTATCGGCCGTTTACCCCTTTAACTGGAGCACCCTGACGAAGTATTACAAACTTTTTCTAGACGGCATAATGACTACTCTTCAGCTAAGTGTCATCGCTCTTGCTCTTGCAGTGATTGTCGGAATAGCCGTAGCTCTCGCAAGAGATTCAAAGGTCAACCTTTTTCGTGATGCCGGTACACTGTATGTCTGGTTTTTCAGGAACATGCCATTACTGGTCGTCATCCTTCTTGTTTACTACGGCTTTGGATCGGCCGTCAATGTTGATAGATTCTGGGCCGGCGTGATCTCCCTCTCGTTGTTTGAGGGAGCCTACGTTGGTGAGATCTTTCGAGCCGGCATTGACGCCGTTCCTTCTGGGGAGAAGGAGGCCGGAGAAGCGATGGGCCTGTATAGGAGCCAAATAATGTTTTCGATCGTATTTCCTCAGGCATTCAGGATCTCAATCCCGCCTCTTATAGGTCAGCTGGTCACTCTGATAAAGGACAGCTCTCTCGTATCAGTCATCGCACTGGGCGATCTCACAATGAAAGCGAGACAGGTCGGAACTCAAACTCTGGCGGTCTTTGAAGCTTATATAGTACTGGCCGCCTGCTATCTCGTAATGACCTCCCTTGTATCTCTAGTGGGAAGGATACTTGAAAGGAGGCTCGCTATTCCATGA
- a CDS encoding transporter substrate-binding domain-containing protein has translation MKKLLLVLVLLCMTLAFGSLIDDVKQRGVLRVGQDAGYMPLYGTNPDGDRIGLEVDILKKMAEILDVKLEFVVVNWDGIIPALVSNKFDIIWSAMTITPERALRVNFTDPYLTVGQIILYNTNKYELPPTEEDLNDPDVKIAVQLGSTGAEAANRLLSEAQIFMFETIDEAAFQVASGRADAMIFDSIYARFMAKKYDQLEVTEDLLTREDFGVAIPKGDFETLQWMNTFIQWIKTTGTLQELQDYWFVEYEPEF, from the coding sequence ATGAAGAAGTTACTGCTGGTTTTGGTTTTACTCTGTATGACCCTGGCATTTGGAAGTCTCATCGATGACGTCAAGCAGAGAGGTGTACTGCGAGTCGGACAGGACGCAGGCTATATGCCCCTTTACGGAACGAATCCCGACGGCGACCGCATAGGGCTGGAAGTCGATATTCTGAAGAAGATGGCCGAGATACTAGATGTGAAGCTGGAATTTGTTGTTGTAAACTGGGACGGAATAATTCCCGCTCTCGTTTCGAACAAGTTCGACATCATCTGGTCTGCGATGACTATTACTCCGGAAAGGGCACTGAGAGTCAACTTTACTGATCCGTATCTAACTGTGGGTCAGATAATTCTCTACAACACGAACAAGTATGAACTCCCACCTACTGAAGAAGATTTGAACGATCCAGATGTCAAGATCGCCGTACAACTTGGATCGACAGGTGCGGAGGCTGCGAACAGACTTCTCTCCGAAGCTCAGATCTTCATGTTTGAGACAATCGACGAGGCGGCCTTCCAGGTGGCTTCGGGGCGGGCCGACGCAATGATCTTCGACTCGATCTACGCGAGATTCATGGCCAAGAAATACGACCAGCTTGAAGTGACTGAAGACCTCCTCACCAGAGAGGACTTCGGCGTGGCTATCCCAAAGGGCGATTTCGAGACGCTCCAATGGATGAACACTTTCATTCAGTGGATAAAGACAACGGGTACACTCCAAGAACTCCAAGACTACTGGTTCGTAGAATACGAGCCTGAGTTCTAA
- a CDS encoding deoxynucleoside kinase has product MKVGRIIVLAGNVGAGKSTIASAIAEGLGFNIHYESVSDNPFLEDFYYDQKRWSYHLQTYFLYHRYCSLKSAEVNENTVFDRSIYEDKEIFARNLFETGKMSDREFKAYVTMFDSMIKYLKKPDLLVYIDADVDTILARIRRRGRQMETAVPIAYWEQLDRLYSSWIRDYDLSPIYKIDARSVDIVINPEKAQQITKEIMRIL; this is encoded by the coding sequence ATGAAAGTGGGAAGAATAATCGTGCTTGCCGGAAATGTTGGTGCAGGCAAGTCTACTATAGCAAGCGCCATTGCTGAAGGCCTTGGTTTCAATATTCACTACGAATCGGTCTCCGACAATCCCTTCCTTGAGGATTTCTATTACGATCAGAAGAGATGGTCGTATCATCTCCAGACTTACTTTCTATACCACAGATACTGCTCCCTAAAGAGTGCCGAGGTGAATGAAAATACGGTATTTGATCGTTCAATATACGAAGACAAAGAGATTTTCGCTCGAAACCTTTTCGAGACCGGAAAGATGTCCGACAGGGAATTCAAGGCGTATGTGACAATGTTCGACTCGATGATCAAGTATCTCAAGAAGCCTGATCTCCTGGTCTATATAGATGCCGATGTTGACACCATTCTGGCGAGAATAAGACGCAGGGGAAGACAAATGGAAACTGCGGTCCCTATTGCCTACTGGGAACAACTCGATAGACTTTACTCCAGCTGGATAAGAGATTACGATCTTTCGCCGATTTACAAGATAGATGCGAGATCCGTCGATATTGTGATCAATCCGGAGAAGGCCCAGCAGATCACGAAGGAGATTATGAGAATTCTATAG
- a CDS encoding 4Fe-4S binding protein codes for MKSRHRVPRIATQLLFLLLVLYISVGHYLSEKGIAELAGTTSLHAVCPFGGVVTLYNLVSDGTYVQKIHPSNLFVLGGLLISLVIAGAFFCGWICPLGSVQEWIGKAGRKLLRSHYNKVPAGLNKILSLGKYAMLIFVIVQTARIGTLSFSSFDPYYNLFNIWTDEIALSGYIAVFLTLGASLFIERPFCRYACPLGAINGLFNRFSIFRIRRQSSTCIDCGLCDKVCPAGINVSKVSSVNSPACNRCMKCVDICPANSNSTLTIEVGLSKKSSKASKTVSVKTYIILALSAFLVPVGLSVLTGKFETEKTRVYIVPDDIKGSTSFEEIVENYPISKEQLFNGLGIPEMVSVELKVKDLTGILGFIGEEEVISREHLSALIGKLGEPISSLAEHSKVDFENIIEFVQSSGLDESTVVSEVMASGPPGLFTYLFSGRWPFETSGDGAVIEEKETGSENHGQSASVDIKGSTSLLEIERMVPDFEAFLEYFGLPIDEPKSSLLKDLKTKYQIEISDIKDYVSNNQ; via the coding sequence GTGAAAAGTCGCCATAGAGTGCCACGAATTGCTACGCAGTTACTGTTTCTCCTTCTTGTTCTCTACATAAGTGTTGGTCACTATCTTTCTGAGAAGGGCATAGCGGAGCTGGCTGGCACGACAAGTCTCCATGCTGTCTGTCCCTTCGGCGGTGTCGTTACGCTATACAATCTTGTCTCTGATGGCACCTACGTCCAGAAGATACATCCTTCCAACCTTTTTGTACTGGGTGGCTTGCTCATTTCACTAGTCATTGCCGGAGCTTTCTTCTGTGGATGGATTTGTCCGCTAGGAAGTGTTCAGGAGTGGATTGGGAAAGCTGGTAGAAAACTCCTCAGATCACATTACAATAAGGTCCCAGCAGGTCTCAACAAAATCCTAAGTCTTGGAAAGTATGCCATGTTGATCTTCGTAATTGTTCAAACAGCTAGAATCGGCACGCTTTCATTCAGTAGTTTCGACCCCTATTATAATCTTTTCAATATTTGGACGGATGAAATTGCATTGTCCGGTTATATTGCAGTATTTCTTACACTTGGGGCTTCCCTGTTCATCGAAAGACCTTTCTGTCGATATGCCTGTCCACTGGGTGCGATCAACGGTCTATTCAACCGCTTCAGTATTTTTCGTATTAGAAGGCAATCTTCAACATGTATCGATTGTGGGCTATGCGATAAGGTGTGTCCGGCAGGGATTAATGTCTCGAAGGTTTCCAGTGTGAACAGCCCGGCCTGCAACAGATGCATGAAGTGTGTCGATATTTGTCCAGCTAACTCAAATTCAACACTTACGATAGAGGTCGGTCTTTCTAAGAAGTCATCAAAAGCCAGCAAGACAGTATCTGTGAAGACTTACATAATACTGGCTCTCTCAGCATTTTTGGTGCCGGTAGGCCTATCTGTCTTGACAGGTAAATTTGAGACGGAAAAGACGAGAGTATACATAGTCCCCGATGATATTAAGGGTTCAACATCTTTTGAGGAGATTGTCGAGAACTATCCGATCTCGAAGGAACAGCTTTTTAATGGCCTTGGAATACCTGAGATGGTTTCTGTTGAGCTCAAAGTGAAGGACCTTACAGGAATTCTTGGTTTTATCGGTGAAGAAGAAGTGATATCGAGGGAGCATCTTTCAGCACTGATCGGAAAATTAGGTGAACCAATTTCATCTTTGGCCGAGCATAGCAAAGTGGATTTTGAAAATATTATCGAATTTGTCCAGTCAAGTGGTTTGGACGAGTCGACGGTCGTTTCAGAAGTTATGGCTAGTGGCCCTCCAGGGCTGTTCACATATCTCTTCAGCGGAAGATGGCCTTTTGAAACATCTGGAGATGGAGCAGTCATTGAAGAGAAAGAGACTGGCAGTGAAAATCATGGGCAATCCGCTTCAGTTGATATCAAGGGTTCTACAAGCTTGTTGGAGATCGAAAGGATGGTCCCGGATTTTGAAGCATTCCTTGAATATTTTGGCCTGCCGATCGATGAACCCAAGAGCTCGTTGTTGAAGGATCTGAAGACAAAATACCAGATCGAGATTTCGGATATAAAGGATTATGTTTCCAACAATCAGTAG
- a CDS encoding glycerate kinase type-2 family protein: protein MRELKKEAKYIVERSIETVQPESSVKNALEKLRLKGPIFLLAVGKAAWRMTKAAMDKLGEEVSAGIVITKYGYSQGDIERVEIFEAGHPILDRKTVEATDYALKRIEELKPEKILFLISGGGSALFEKPLEGVMLEDLVDVNNRLFRSGASIVEINTVRKHLSSVKGGRFAKLVSPSQVYTLVLSDVLGDRLDSIASGPAYPDSSTSDQALAVLEKYAIDVDSRIIEALMVETPDRLFNVQTEIIGSVARVCESAATFAREIGYNATILTTSLDCEARDAGVFLASIAREEAHNRPVEKPAALIIGGETVVHVRGRGLGGRCQELALAFSLGIGEMGGVTLACVGTDGTDGPTDAAGAIVDGRTVRKMLDAGIDPQLFLLDNDSYHALEKSGDLFITGPTGTNVNDLIVLLCE, encoded by the coding sequence TTGAGAGAACTTAAAAAGGAAGCAAAGTATATTGTTGAGAGATCAATTGAAACGGTTCAGCCTGAAAGCTCCGTTAAGAATGCTCTAGAAAAGCTTAGGCTGAAAGGTCCTATATTCCTTTTGGCGGTCGGCAAGGCAGCCTGGAGAATGACCAAAGCTGCAATGGACAAGCTTGGTGAAGAAGTAAGCGCGGGAATCGTAATAACGAAATATGGCTACAGTCAGGGAGATATCGAACGCGTAGAGATTTTCGAAGCCGGGCATCCGATACTTGACAGAAAGACCGTTGAAGCTACAGATTATGCTCTCAAAAGAATTGAGGAATTGAAGCCGGAAAAGATTCTCTTTCTTATTTCGGGAGGCGGATCGGCTCTCTTCGAAAAACCATTGGAGGGGGTGATGCTTGAGGATCTTGTTGATGTCAACAATCGTCTATTCCGTTCAGGTGCAAGCATCGTCGAAATCAACACGGTGAGAAAACACCTTTCTTCAGTAAAAGGAGGGCGTTTTGCAAAGCTGGTCTCTCCCTCTCAGGTCTATACGCTTGTTCTTTCCGATGTTTTAGGAGACCGTCTTGATTCGATCGCTTCAGGACCGGCTTACCCCGATAGCAGTACAAGTGACCAGGCGCTTGCAGTCCTTGAGAAGTACGCTATTGATGTTGATTCCAGAATCATTGAGGCTCTGATGGTAGAGACTCCTGACCGCCTGTTTAACGTTCAAACTGAGATTATCGGAAGTGTTGCGAGAGTCTGTGAATCTGCAGCAACATTTGCCAGAGAGATTGGATATAACGCCACTATCCTCACAACTTCGTTAGATTGCGAAGCAAGAGATGCCGGTGTTTTTCTGGCATCTATCGCAAGAGAAGAAGCACACAACAGACCAGTGGAAAAGCCGGCCGCTCTGATCATTGGCGGTGAAACAGTTGTGCATGTTAGAGGCAGAGGTCTGGGAGGAAGATGTCAGGAGCTTGCTCTTGCATTCTCTTTAGGGATTGGGGAAATGGGTGGTGTTACGCTGGCCTGTGTCGGCACCGATGGTACCGATGGGCCTACCGATGCAGCTGGCGCCATTGTCGATGGAAGAACGGTTCGAAAAATGTTGGATGCTGGCATAGATCCACAGTTATTTCTGCTCGACAACGATTCCTACCACGCTCTGGAAAAGTCAGGCGACTTATTCATTACGGGGCCGACTGGTACAAATGTAAACGATCTGATAGTGCTGCTTTGCGAGTGA